aatagaaTAGCACAACGTTCTGCATGTTTAAGAAATGTTATTCCAAGacctttatttttatgagaATCAGCTATAAGTCCAGGTAAATCTGCCACTAAAATAATCAAAGCgagattaattaatcattaatagagagaaatagaattaatattaccTGTAACTTGTTCATAATCATCATATGGTATTATACCCACATGAGGTTTCAAAGTTGTAAATGGATAAGATGCTACTTTTGGTCTAGCTCTAGATATAGCTCTTAAAAGTGTACTTTTACCAGCATTTGGAAGACCAATCTATCAAATAACATttatgtgaaaaaagaaacatctaTTTATGTcctctttattttaaattaatagacTTAACAATCTTGTCTTATACAAAACACTTACAAGTCCAACATGAGCCATACTTCTTACTTCCAATACATATTGCAAATCTTCACCATCTGCTCCATATTCACAAATTTTAGGAGATTGCTGAGTATcagaagtaaaaaaagtatttccaTGACCACCTGCACCTCCTCGTGCAGCAATAAACATTGAATTATCCTGATCCAAATCAGCTAATATTGTTCCTTTAATGTCACGTATTATAGTTCCAACAGGAACTGGTATAATATTATGACTAGCATTTTTACcataacaatttttacaaGAACCATTTTCTCCATCTTCTGCTTTTAAGACactttttatatgtttaagaTCTTTAACATTATTTGAAACCTgtttaagtaaataaaaagtatattttgtaCTAAATCAatttatccctttttttttttttaatcagttTACCTGAAAAATCACATGCCCACCATGTCCACCATCTCCTCCATCAGGTCCTGCATGATCATTTTTCCATAATTGCAGAAACGATATATTTCCATCACCACCCTTTCCACCCATGACTCTtatctatgtaaataatatgttctaatgaaatcaatattaaacaaattataaaaattgataacttCAGCTAGCTTGCCTGTTTTAAATCCACAAAATATTGTGTTGCATGGCCTAATGTTTTAGGCTTTTTACTACGCGTAGCATTTGCATGATAACTATCATCACAATGATaagtatttgtataaaatggttgatatattcttttatctatcattttgtgtatttttatatttccaactacattatttgatattagatGAAATTTTGGAGTCACAtggatagaaatatttttcagattATAAAAGCAATGcatctaaatataaataaaaatatttttatttcgtttttttttatttttattataaaaatgaatcatcATATCAgtagaaaatttttgtatttacataAGATCAATACCTTTAAATGcactgaatttattttatctcacTATTACAATATTAAGGTTTTTCTCTAAAATATTGGGAATTAAATTTTGATGCATTTGAATAACTCTTTGTCTATATAGAGGCACTATGTAAGATTTGTAAGTTATTCTGTAAGTTTTTGTGATTTTCTCTTTGGATGGAGATATATAGGAcccaataaaattaatttcatccaCAATACAACCTGCATGATTATATAAAgtagtataaaattttaatggatTAAAATCTTCTGTGACACAAATAGTTATATCAAAGGTAAATGCTGGTGGATATATGCaccaaatttttaaattcgataatttgtttgatatatgaaatacatcttttcttaaaaaattatctatatcgCATGTaacaatatcaattttattttttggagatatattttgataattaggTGGCTCTGACCTTTTGAAAAAATGAGTCAATGCATTAGTAGTATGAAATTGTTTTTGTAGACTACGATATCCTGTAACTACATAGATTGGAAAATATGACCACAGAAATGGATCTATCttagttaatataaaatttccatGTGCTGCCATTTCTGTAACTTTCCATGAATCATTCCAATTTCTTTTAGGCTCATCCATAGGTGTTCCACCTTGACCATTACAAAGAGTTATCAATACCTCTACATTAGGATTATTTAACTTttcaatttctataaaaaattgttttaataactctctgtttttttctattctcattTTACCACCAACATGagggaaattaaaaataattttatcaaaggattccttttttaaaatagGATTTTCCATTAATTTAGTTGCATCTATCCCCAGCAATACACAGATGcctgaaaagaaaatcatagcatttcatcatttttttcaaggaATTTAAATCTGTACACTTacatatcataaattttataccataaaacatattatgtatattatatactatttgtTCACTAACCATGTCTTTTAAGATAttctatgtttttctttccagCTTCGTGAGATATATCGGATTCATAGCACGTAGCTATTAAGTTTATTTTAAGGTTAAGTTGACATAACGCTacggaaaatgaaaaatttccttCTCCTACAAGTAGCACTGACtcattttcaacgaaaatcgatggtttcattttattaagtacttaaaattatattgaattataatgaatacattttctcttctccaaTACGTCTATTGCATATGAATAAGATTCGATTATAACATTGTtcggattaaaaaatttaacaatagaAATATCGCAAATACTAACCttctatatacaataaaattaattataaatgaaaatccaCATTTGTTTCGAAATATCCAAAAATGtggttatatttataaagtatcACGTAACcttattttagatataaacAAGCACTACGTAAGAAATGTTGACACTCGCAATTATGATACAAAActgtttcttaattttaataaattttgtaacatTTACTTCGGTTAAACAACTCTAATagtttaagaaaaattgatttctaaGAGAAATCTATGAAGAGATAAATCACTCTCGATTATTATACTCGATATTAGAATACCTtcgatttaaatcgatatttcaattaatcgaaaaataaaaatttcaaatacgaAATGGACATTCATATgcaatagaatataatttattttccattaaactttcattattattaattaatatggcatatattttttataatacttaaattgtaatttgaattatttttattaaaaatcaaaccaaatatttaaattattgatacataaaagaaaatactagTTGGAATATgcagtaaaataaaaattcttatcaaaTAACTTTTCTGACTTTTCATgcataaattcttttatatggAATTTACACAACTCATCAACATCATTAACACTTTTCTTATTATGATTGCAGATTGTCTGTTTACTACTGCGATATTCTCTTTATAACAGGTTCTGACTTAATATACTTCTTATATTctgatttaatatattttttatattattatttgttaaatcaataattaatttcattaataaaatatctataagaagaatgaaatgaaaatgactagataaaattacattattttgaCACGTTTTAATATGAACGATTCCTacctaataattttattttgaaacatttgaaatttcttaataaatgtAAGAAATAGTTGTAGTAATAACCAAGTATAATCATgcaaaatatgaatgaaactATTTTTAGTAAGTACTCCACTTGGAGTACAAATTTAGAATCACGTGAGTGCATGCTTTCGCTTTTACGGGCGATGCATTCGTAATGCGGCACTTATCGAGGATCTCCAAGGTGTTTGCTAGATAAAATGTGAAAAACGcttcttttttccataaaGATATATACGCTTATCATTTTACTATACCGATCCAGATCAAAAATCATCTGTTTACATATTCTGTAAGAAGAATCTTCTtctagaaagaaaatctctattatattattcctcGTGCGTAAGTATTAACTAGATTAGACACAATCTTAACCGAGCTGAGTTAACCCGTCATTCCAGTTCACAGATTATTTTCTgtatttgtttctcttataCCATTATATTTACCAACTATTTATTCCGCGACTTTTTAGAAATGACACGTGTTTATCTTAGAAATGCAAGTTATAACGTCATAGCGATAAGGACACATTGGTTTCGTATCAAAATTAGTATTGTATTGTACTTCCATAACATTAGTTCATGCTTTGAAATGTCATTTTACAGAACTAtgtcaaaatataattatcgatattatcttGGTGACGATCGCGATGGtgttaataaacgaaaatgaaagaattcaCATGTCTACGTTCAAATACGCGTTTTTTTACGGCTTGATCTCTCTCTGTATAGATATACGAATaagtaaaatgaatataatatgaatataaattaagacGCATATCCAAACACGTCTTCTATATACACGGATTATTAACTAATGCTTTTGTTATCACTCATTCATTATACGTaagcatatatttataaatgtagactattcatatatatttagtacTTTCTTATAATATGCTGATAGGAAACGTATCTAGTCAATTTAGTTGTAAACGTGCAAGCCTCAAGTATCGACTTTTGCTGCTTAGAGACAGAGCTAGTCTATTATTCCTTTGAAGAATTAAGTCGACATCGATAAAGGTGAGTTTCCTTGCGTACAGGATGTCAAAGGTCACCTCTCTTTCTAaccgtatatacatatttgttgaCTCTAATATCTCtctgtgtacatacataacgAATGTGTAATAAAGGCgaatacatataaacaattttcggagtagagagatatatgtaactaaaatatttacaatacaattaattcttaagttttcaattttgttctttgtctagtaaaatgttaatataaaagagagttCGTTTTCCTGTAAGGTCGCCGAACGTAAGACGATGTGTACCTTCTAACATAGAAGGAGAGTTAAAAGTTAGGGTTGGTCGCATGGTCGatcgtatattaaataaagtatGAGCATTCTGTGAAGCAGCAAGTGTCCTAGACGAAACGACCATCGAGTCATGTGATGCTTTTCACGCTGTAGTCCGATACGCGTGGACGGGTGATGAATTATGTAGCTTCTTCGGCTTTCCTTTGCGGTGAAACTTGAAGGCCATTTGGAGGGTAACACGTAAAGAAAGAcaattctataatataaatgcgAAGAATCGTATCGTAACCTTCATAACCAAgcgaacgaatagaaaaacttatacattttcaatatctCAGATCAACCAAATATATAGtctcataatatatttaaactttAATCAACGtaacataatttttcatatatatcacTAACATTTTATCTACATATCTCTaagaacgaaatataaatgttatttctaGATAACGATGAGACATTGacttatatttacatttttacgaaagatcgtgtttatatataattacaatattaacgAAATAGCTTGTACAATTAAAGATATACAGGAAGTAAATACATTTTGGAACGTTTCTCGACTTAAAACattgaaagacaaagaaacatacatcgaaaattatttagaaataaaaagaacgatcgataacgGCATGATCTGTAATCGGTCGGTGTTATATGTAATTGTTTCGAAGCAGTTCGattggaaggaaagaaggaaaaagaagaccAAGAGACCGTGAGAACGTGTCACCCCAATGGGTGGCAGGATAGTGCGTCGCGCAGGAGCGTCGCAATCGGACAACTCCGGTCTCGTCCGTTGCGGAAACGAAAACAGGCGAATTTTGCCGAAAGATACCGATCGTCGAGTAAACCGCGAATGACGAAAGTGGGGGAAGGGGGGGGGACAAAGAGTACAAGAGGCGCGCTCGTTCGAGTTTTAGGCCGCTCGAAAGTCTAACACGAAAGATGGGAGGCGCTTGAGGAGCaggagaagcagaagaaacagcagcaacagtagCAGCCGCCGcaaccgccgccgccgccgccgtcgcTGCCGCCTCCACCTCCGCCTCCGCCGTAGacaagaacgaacgaaagcgaAAGCAGCGCCTCCGTCTCCGTCGGCAGTGGCACGATCCTCGGCGTCGAAGCTTGCCGCGCTACTCTTCGACCTCTCGTCATCTTTATCGTCCCTCCCAAACCGCAATCGcgatcctttttctatttaatcagTCTCGCAATTGGTTTTTTGTTGttccaattttcttcttcctttctctttctttctctcactctttccactatttttataaatatatatatatatatatatatatatatatatatatttctcttttctatctatctatatatatatatatatacacacacacaagcacacacacaaatatcgctatctttatcttttcatctatctctccttgcacacgcacgtacgtccgtcctttttcctctttctaactctctttctatctgggAACCGCTTACGTCCTTCGCCCTTTTCGTCCGACGTTCGTCTTACAAATAGCACGCATCTAGGCGGCTCTTCTACTCCCGGACGCGTTCGCCGGCACCGTATTTCGCGACAGAAAAGTATATTACTCGACGCATGCCACCCCGTATGCGTACATGTGCATCGTGGAGCCGGCTTCGGGCACACTTGTCTCGAAGATATCAACGAAAGGAAGGATATTTGTTTTACTGTCACGACAAGTACGTCTATTTCTTCGAAGGATAACTCGTCGAACTGTTTTCCTCTACGAGAAGAAGTTCCTTCAAATTCAACGATAAGAATCGTCGCACTGTCACGGGTACGCCCTTCTTCATTCGAAGGAATCGCGTCATTATTctcgtgtgcgtgtgtacttgtgtatttgtgtgtgagaaagagacgagCGCGCGTCAGTCACGTCACGCGAGTCTGCTGGTGCCGTCGTATAAGAATCAGTAACGCACGCGACGATCCAgcatttttaaattgattctCAGTGCCGGTCTTTCTCAACCACCTgctttcctctctatctctctctctctctctctctctctctctcttctctctctctctctctctctctctctctctctttctctcactttgtGAATCTTCTGCTTTCTTCCATACAGATTTTCCAAAGAATGTTCATTTGATTCATAAAATGAGTTCATTCAGTAAGACGGACATCAAAAGATGACATCACTATACTTAAAAGAATGTCTGTGCCTGTATCTCAACAGTCAATCCTTAAATCGTGCtcgttattttaataatacatcaattttcctttttgacACTTCAACctaaaaaaacagaaatatcaAACAAGCTTGATGAACTCACATGATAGAGAATTTGTTCTTGTTGGCAGGGTCACAATGAATTGTCTTTTACCAACTCGTTGTATGTctaataagagagaaaagagaagaaaaagagagaaagagagaataagagaatgaACAAGGTTAATGTCCGCAGAAATAAGAGATGATGCGACGCACTCGAGGATTCTTCCGAAttgcttcgttcgttcgctcgttcccGAAGGAACAAAGAGAAGAATCATCGAGGTAATAAAGGATATAGTATTCTTGTCGTCATTCTTAAAGCTCGTGCGAGCAAGAAATTAACCCACTTTCCGGCGGCACGTGCGCACTCTCAAATCCGGCACAGACGTTTTGGCGCCTCCGTTGCCTTGTCCGCTCGCTTAAATCTCTAACATGACGTGACAttgtaaagaaacaaaaaaaatcaaaacgtCTATTCGATTATCGATGGATCTTGATCATTCGTTCAAAAAGGATATCTtggatttttataaacaatctttcctctattcttcttctttataacgAATATCGTCTTGTTGAATCTTCTCTATGTCCTGAAACAACAAATGCTAACGTTAATTTtacattctatttttctatcgactcttatacatttataaaaatgaattattattattattattaaactgcGCTCTATGTACTAAAAATACTACAATCGTGTCATCGTTTTGACGTACCTAACACAATCTTCGtgatttctcttattttcgcGTATTTAGAGTTACCTATAACCATGGTTTGTTACGTCCTAAAATCTATTCTTTCGTTGtctaatcgtaaaaaaatttatttaatactttgaactatataatttttcgtagGATATTAATGAACAACAATCGTGTTCAATGTCACTTTAAATTTAACCTGCTAtacgttaattttatataattttttcgaatcgGTAAACCGTGAAAGATAAGTGTTCGTTGTCAAtgcaaacaaatatttatcttatcgtATGACTTATATTACCTATTTTGTCATTACTTTcagtcaaatatttttatagttgacatttaaaattttttatgctTACATCAGAATTATTGCAAGatgtcaaataaaataaaaaaaaaagagagaaagtaatgaaaaaaaaaagaaaaaaggaacgagaaaaaCAACTACGCTATAAAACATATTCAATAGTTCAATAGtcgacgaataaattattgatcgaTTCGTATTTTACGTCATTTCGTTTTGGCTCTACGGACACgaggaaataaagaataggTACCGGCAGTGCCTTTTACCATTCACAACCTATTACGCGTGCAAATTGTTATGTCTATAATGATATGTAAGAGATATCAAGGAAATAGGAAGGAAATTTAATGGAACATGTAATTGTGTCGTCTCTTACAACATGCGTATTTTTAAGGGAAAACATCATCGTCATCAGATGCGGTGTCAAAGGAGGAGTGTTCTAAACAAAGGATTACGAGAAGAAACGCAAAAGGAAGTAGTATGATCACGGCGATATGAGAAGAAGCGACGAATTACTTCGAAGTCGAAAATTTCGAATGATTCTAAGACGTTCAGggtattaaaaagatttttaaatagaagaacgaataaagaagAGCTACGAAATCAAATgcgtttttaaagaaaatatacaaattatcaTCCTTATTCCTTTATTTCGCGTGTTATTGAGACACGACGAAATATCGCGATACCAAAGGACGTACGACGATTGGTGCATGACACGAGTAACTCCTGAGGACAAATTTCCTTTGTATTTTACAGCGAATCGTA
The Vespula pensylvanica isolate Volc-1 chromosome 4, ASM1446617v1, whole genome shotgun sequence DNA segment above includes these coding regions:
- the LOC122628729 gene encoding mitochondrial ribosome-associated GTPase 2, which translates into the protein MHCFYNLKNISIHVTPKFHLISNNVVGNIKIHKMIDKRIYQPFYTNTYHCDDSYHANATRSKKPKTLGHATQYFVDLKQIRVMGGKGGDGNISFLQLWKNDHAGPDGGDGGHGGHVIFQVSNNVKDLKHIKSVLKAEDGENGSCKNCYGKNASHNIIPVPVGTIIRDIKGTILADLDQDNSMFIAARGGAGGHGNTFFTSDTQQSPKICEYGADGEDLQYVLEVRSMAHVGLIGLPNAGKSTLLRAISRARPKVASYPFTTLKPHVGIIPYDDYEQVTVADLPGLIADSHKNKGLGITFLKHAERCAILLFVIDLSLDEPWQALEILKYEINQFNKNLNNRSLIVIANKMDLPEAKENLQLLKEKIDMPIIPISAKVGINISTLLKEIRILYDELKEKTTNQ